TTCCGGTCATCGATCGCCGATCTCCTCGGGGTCGAGGACACCAGCACTCCCCTTGACGTGCTCACCCCGCTCGCCGGTTTCGCTGCGGGCGCCCTCGACTCCGGGTATCGACTGGTGGAAGGCCTCGCGCTGGCCCCGTTCGCACCTCTCAAAGCGATCGTTGACATCGCCGGCGGCATGGAGCCCAACCTCGCCGTCTACAACATGCTCGACAGTTTCATCAGCGCTCCGCTTTGGGTGGCCGACTCCTTCATGGGTACCGGGCCGACCCAGCAGGCCATCCCCATCGGGCTGAAGGCGCTGTTGCCCAACCGAGCCGACGGAATTCAGGACTTCCGGGACGACGTGTTGTGGAAGGCGACGAACTCCGTCCGTGAAGTCGTCCGCGAGGTGCTCGGCGTGGACCCGAGTGCGAATCCGAACAATCCGCAAAGCACATTGGTCACCAGCAAGGTGAACGAGCCTCCCACGCCGAAGGCGTTGGTCACCCTCGACGTCAAAACGGCGCCGCCGACGCCGGAGGCTGTCTCGACAGAGACGGTGGAGGTCAAGAAGCCCACGGTCGAGAAGACGACGACACCGCTGGTAAAGAGCCGGACTCAGCTTCGCGAGAGCCTCAACTTCAGCACGCACCAGACCCGAACCACAGTGTCCAGAGAGTCGGACACGTCGGCACCGACCAAGCCCGAAACCACCGATCTGCAGACCACCGTCAATCAGCTCAAGGAGAAGTTCGGCTCCAAGGGAGGCAACCACAGCCCAACCCCGGGCAAAGCCACCACCACCGGCAACTCCACCGGTGCCGCCACCACGAACGACGGCGAGAAATCAGATTCCAAGAGCGACGCCGCCTGACAACTGGTCACGGCCCCAACGCGAGCGGCCAGTTATCGCACGTTACGCCCGAAAAGCGGTGCGATAACTGGCCAATCGACGACTGAAGACAGAAGCTATCCGCGTGCCTTGGCCCGCGCCTTCGCGCGTGCCCGCAGCGAGGCAGTCAGCTCTACCTTGCGCACGCGGACAACCTCCGGGGTCACCTCCACGCACTCGTCCTCGGCGCAGAACTCCATGGCCTGCTCGAGCCCGAGCTCCAGAGGCCGCGCGAGAGTTTCCATGACGTCGGCGGTCGACGACCGCATGTTCGTCAGCTTCTTCTCGCGGGTGATGTTGATGTCGAGATCCTCGGCGCGCGGGTTGATCCCGACGACCTGGCCCTCATAGGTGTCCTGGCCGGGCTCGACGAAGAACTGGCCACGGTCGGCCAGCTGGATCATCGCGAACGGGGTGATCGAACCGGACCGGTCGCTCACCAGCGAGCCGGTGTGGCGGGCCCGGATCTCCCCGGCCCACGGCCGGTAGCCCTCGAACACCGCGTTGGCGATACCGGTGCCGCGGGTCTCGGTCAAGAAGTCGGTGCGGAACCCGATCAGCCCACGGCTGGGCACCACAAAGTCCATCCGCACCCAGCCGGCGGCGTGGTTGGTCATCTGCTCCATGCGGCCCTTGCGGTTGGCCATCAGCTGGGTGATGGCGCCGACGAACTCCTCCGGGCAGTCGATGGTCAGCTCTTCGAACGGCTCGTGCAGCTTGCCGTCGATGTTCTTGGTGACCACCTGCGGCTTGCCGACCGTCAGCTCGAAACCCTCACGGCGCATCTGCTCGACCAGGATGGCCAGCGCCAGCTCACCGCGGCCCTGCACCTCCCAGGCGTCGGGGCGGCCGATGTCGACGATGCGGATCGACACGTTGCCGACGAGTTCGGCGTCGAGGCGGTTCTTCACCATCCGGGCGGTCAGCTTGTGGCCCGACACCCGACCGGCCAGCGGTGAGGTGTTGGTGCCGATGGTGACGGAGATGGCCGGTTCGTCGACGGTGATACGCGGCAAAGCGTGCGAGTTGTCGGGATCGGCCAGGGTGTCACCGATCATGATTTCAGGGATGCCCGCGACGGCGACGATGTCGCCGGCAACAGCTTCCTCGGTCGGGTTGCGGTCGACGCCCTCGGTGGCCAGCAATTCGGTGATCTTGGCGTTGGTGATTACCGGCGAGCCGTCCACCTCACGCATCCAGGCGACCTGCTGGCCCTTCTTGATCCGGCCGTTGTAGATGCGGATCAGCGCGAGCCGGCCCAGGAAGGCCGACGCGTCGAGGTTGGTGACGAGCGCCTGCAGCGGGGCCTCCGGGTCGCCCGACGGCGGCGGGATGTGCTCCATCAGCACATCGAACAGCGGATCCAGGTTCTCCCCGTCAGGGTTCTCCCCGTTGGGGGGTTGCGTCGTCGACGCGATGCCGGCCCGGCCCGATGCGTACAGCGTGGGCAGATCGAGTGCCTTCTCGGCGGCCGCCTGGGCCTCGTCGTCAAGGTCGGAGGCCACGTCGAGCAGCAGGTCGTGGCTCTCCTCGACCACCTCGGCGATGCGGGCGTCAGGCCGGTCGGTCTTGTTGACCACGAGGATCACCGGCAGGTGCGCGGCCAGGGCCTTGCGCAGCACGAACCGGGTCTGCGGCAGCGGGCCCTCGGAGGCGTCCACCAGGAGCACCACGCCGTCCACCATGGACAGGCCGCGCTCCACCTCGCCACCGAAATCGGCGTGACCGGGAGTGTCGATGACGTTGATCACCGTCATGGTGCCGTCACTGTGGACGCGGTGTACTGCAGTGTTTTTTGCCAGGATGGTGATGCCCTTTTCCTTCTCAAGGTCACCGGAGTCCATCAGGCGTTCGACCGCGTCGTCGCCGCGGTGCGTCAAGGCACCGGACTGTCGCAGCATCGCATCGACTAGGGTCGTCTTGCCGTGGTCGACGTGGGCGACGATGGCGACGTTGCGAAAGCTCGGGCGTGAATCCACCCCGACATTCTCGCAGGCTGGCCGGTCGATCACGAAAACGAGAGAGCCCCGTCACGTTGAAGTCCGCAAAAATCGCCGGCCTGAAGCCCAAGAAAAAGTGCTGCAAGAGCAAGCCGCGCTGCAAACGTTGCCCCTTGGTCCTGCACAAGGTCCGCAAGGCCGAGCACAGCGGAGTGCACGGTAAAGAACTGAACAAGGTCTTCAAACGGGCCAGGAAATCCTGAGGTTCGCGAGTACCGTTTCAGGTATCCGTCACGTTGCGATTAGGCGAGCTGGAGGTGCCGATCATGACGGTTTACGAAGCGCTCACGGTCGCGTTGATCATGGTGCTCGCTGCGGGGACCACGGTCGCAATCTACGTGGGCATGGCCAACTGGATCGGCGCGTGCTACATGGTGCGGTGCAGCGAATGCCACCATCTGACCTTTGCGTCCGCCAACCGTCCGCAGGCCTCTTGCGCACACTGCCGGCATCCGATGCTGATGCACCCGCTGTACGCGACGCAGCATCCGGGCCATGCCGTGCGGGTCGTC
The window above is part of the Mycolicibacterium fortuitum subsp. fortuitum genome. Proteins encoded here:
- the typA gene encoding translational GTPase TypA; this encodes MDSRPSFRNVAIVAHVDHGKTTLVDAMLRQSGALTHRGDDAVERLMDSGDLEKEKGITILAKNTAVHRVHSDGTMTVINVIDTPGHADFGGEVERGLSMVDGVVLLVDASEGPLPQTRFVLRKALAAHLPVILVVNKTDRPDARIAEVVEESHDLLLDVASDLDDEAQAAAEKALDLPTLYASGRAGIASTTQPPNGENPDGENLDPLFDVLMEHIPPPSGDPEAPLQALVTNLDASAFLGRLALIRIYNGRIKKGQQVAWMREVDGSPVITNAKITELLATEGVDRNPTEEAVAGDIVAVAGIPEIMIGDTLADPDNSHALPRITVDEPAISVTIGTNTSPLAGRVSGHKLTARMVKNRLDAELVGNVSIRIVDIGRPDAWEVQGRGELALAILVEQMRREGFELTVGKPQVVTKNIDGKLHEPFEELTIDCPEEFVGAITQLMANRKGRMEQMTNHAAGWVRMDFVVPSRGLIGFRTDFLTETRGTGIANAVFEGYRPWAGEIRARHTGSLVSDRSGSITPFAMIQLADRGQFFVEPGQDTYEGQVVGINPRAEDLDINITREKKLTNMRSSTADVMETLARPLELGLEQAMEFCAEDECVEVTPEVVRVRKVELTASLRARAKARAKARG